One genomic window of Trichlorobacter lovleyi includes the following:
- a CDS encoding acetylornithine transaminase has translation MTNQQWVERSDKVIMKTYGRYPIVPVRGEGCRLWDADGKEYLDFLAGVAVNNLGHCHPKVVKALQDQAATLIHCSNYYQIPQQIELAELLCSHSFADKAFFCNSGAEANEAAIKLARKYSREKHNNPERYGIITAADSFHGRTMATVSATGQEKVQRFFDPLLHGFAHVAFNDLSALSAAITPQTCAIMLEPIQGEGGINIPSMEYMQGVRELCDRHQLLLILDEVQVGMGRTGKLFAHEHFGITPDIMTLAKALAGGAPIGTMLARDEVAASFVPGTHGSTFGGNPLVTAAAVATVRAILEEGLLNRAEEMGEYLHGELERLGTRYSFVKEVRGIGLMIGMSLSIPGGDIVKKGHEKGVLLNVTHDTVLRFVPPLTVSKQEVNRMIEILESIFKEIEA, from the coding sequence ATGACGAATCAGCAATGGGTTGAACGGTCTGACAAGGTAATCATGAAGACCTATGGACGCTATCCGATCGTGCCGGTCAGAGGCGAAGGGTGCCGTCTGTGGGATGCTGACGGCAAGGAATATCTGGATTTTCTGGCCGGTGTGGCGGTGAACAATCTTGGGCACTGTCATCCCAAGGTGGTCAAGGCACTGCAGGACCAGGCAGCCACCCTGATCCACTGCTCCAACTACTACCAGATCCCCCAACAGATTGAGCTGGCCGAACTGCTCTGCAGCCACAGCTTTGCGGATAAGGCCTTTTTCTGCAACAGCGGGGCTGAAGCCAACGAGGCTGCCATCAAGCTGGCCCGGAAATACAGCCGCGAGAAACACAATAACCCGGAACGCTACGGCATCATTACCGCTGCCGACTCGTTTCATGGCCGTACCATGGCCACGGTCTCAGCCACCGGCCAGGAGAAGGTACAGCGCTTTTTTGACCCCCTGCTGCATGGCTTTGCCCATGTAGCGTTCAATGATCTGAGTGCGCTGTCGGCAGCCATCACCCCTCAGACCTGCGCCATTATGCTGGAACCGATTCAGGGGGAGGGGGGCATCAATATCCCTTCCATGGAGTATATGCAGGGGGTGCGGGAGCTGTGTGACCGTCACCAGCTGCTGCTGATCCTGGATGAGGTGCAGGTGGGAATGGGGCGTACCGGCAAGCTGTTTGCCCACGAACACTTTGGTATTACACCGGACATCATGACCCTTGCCAAGGCACTGGCAGGTGGTGCGCCGATCGGTACCATGCTGGCACGGGATGAGGTGGCAGCTTCATTTGTGCCAGGCACCCACGGTTCCACCTTTGGTGGCAATCCGTTGGTAACCGCTGCCGCGGTGGCCACGGTGCGGGCCATTCTTGAGGAGGGGCTGCTGAACCGGGCTGAGGAGATGGGCGAATACCTGCATGGCGAGCTGGAAAGGCTGGGTACCCGCTATTCCTTTGTCAAGGAGGTGCGAGGTATCGGCCTGATGATCGGCATGTCGCTCTCAATTCCCGGTGGTGATATTGTTAAAAAGGGACATGAAAAGGGCGTGTTGCTGAATGTGACCCATGACACGGTGCTGCGTTTTGTGCCGCCCCTGACAGTCAGCAAACAGGAAGTAAACCGGATGATTGAGATTCTGGAGAGCATATTCAAGGAGATAGAGGCATGA
- a CDS encoding hybrid sensor histidine kinase/response regulator: MLNRSGKQIVILVVDDELVIRDLCSKGLRNYRVLQAGSPQEALACYAAEPVDMVLTDVQMPGGNGIDLLREIKKNDPNAVVLIMTGFGDKETVLEALRADADDFIQKPVNLLQLQTAIEKALGRRALKEELAAMHSLDSLKGAFLSLVSHKLKTPLTSLSLGLEELERYASRLHPTEACHLRLVSMREDLEALSSLMTSLVRMHQALGVAGGEPVRCDLAEVVKSAAASVQRASTKRDMALLLELETSATVLGNRDRLMFALQQILENAFKFSSDGATVAIRLTCVDGHAEIAIQDSGCGIAEEEMPKIFERFYQVDPDATGQIPGFGLGLFCVREIVRQHGGSVAVNSRLGQGTTVTINLTCAEE, translated from the coding sequence ATGCTCAATCGTTCCGGAAAGCAAATTGTTATACTGGTCGTGGATGACGAGCTGGTCATCCGTGACCTCTGTAGCAAGGGGCTGAGGAACTACCGGGTTCTGCAGGCCGGCTCACCTCAGGAAGCCCTGGCCTGCTACGCTGCTGAGCCGGTTGATATGGTGCTGACGGATGTGCAGATGCCGGGTGGGAACGGTATCGACCTGCTGCGTGAGATCAAAAAGAACGATCCCAATGCAGTGGTTCTGATCATGACCGGCTTTGGAGACAAGGAAACGGTACTGGAGGCCTTGCGGGCCGATGCCGATGACTTTATCCAGAAGCCGGTTAATCTGTTGCAACTGCAGACGGCAATCGAGAAGGCGCTTGGCAGACGCGCCCTGAAGGAAGAACTGGCTGCCATGCACAGCCTTGACAGCCTGAAAGGGGCATTTCTCTCGCTTGTCTCCCATAAGCTGAAGACGCCGCTAACCTCCTTGTCACTGGGGCTTGAAGAACTGGAACGTTATGCCTCCCGACTGCATCCGACCGAGGCCTGTCACCTGCGGCTGGTTTCAATGCGGGAGGACCTGGAGGCACTTTCCAGCCTGATGACGTCACTGGTGCGTATGCATCAGGCATTGGGGGTCGCGGGAGGAGAACCGGTCAGGTGTGATCTGGCCGAGGTGGTAAAGAGCGCCGCAGCATCCGTGCAACGTGCCTCAACAAAGCGGGATATGGCACTTTTACTTGAGCTGGAAACCTCGGCAACGGTGCTTGGTAACCGCGACCGGCTTATGTTTGCACTGCAGCAGATCCTGGAAAACGCCTTCAAGTTTTCCAGCGACGGCGCTACGGTGGCAATCAGGCTGACCTGTGTTGATGGCCATGCGGAGATCGCAATCCAGGATAGCGGTTGCGGTATTGCGGAAGAGGAAATGCCCAAGATCTTTGAACGGTTTTATCAGGTTGACCCGGATGCCACCGGACAGATCCCGGGATTTGGCCTGGGCCTGTTCTGTGTGCGGGAAATCGTCAGGCAGCATGGCGGCTCAGTTGCGGTCAACAGCCGGCTGGGGCAGGGGACCACGGTGACCATTAACCTTACCTGTGCAGAGGAGTGA
- the argF gene encoding ornithine carbamoyltransferase, with protein MTRHFLALHDFTRQELDAMLALAADLKQKQKNGVEHHLLKGKTLAMIFEKASTRTRISFEVGIYQLGGHGLFISSANSQMGRGEPIKDSARVMARYCDGVMIRTFGQEIVDEFARYSDVPVINGLTDLFHPCQIMADLQTVIEQKGGYQGLKFAWVGDGNNMANTWIEAAAILGFDLALACPQGYEPDRHVWEWAQKQGTATITITEDPEEAVRDADVINTDVWASMGQESEQKQREFAFQGYCVNDELLAVARPDSIVLHCLPAHRGEEISESVIEGKHSVVWDEAENRLHIQKAIMATLMQ; from the coding sequence ATGACACGGCATTTTCTTGCGCTGCACGATTTCACCAGGCAGGAGCTGGATGCCATGCTGGCCCTGGCTGCCGACCTGAAGCAGAAACAGAAAAACGGTGTTGAACACCACCTGCTGAAAGGCAAGACCCTGGCCATGATCTTTGAAAAGGCCTCCACCCGTACCCGCATCTCCTTTGAGGTCGGTATCTACCAGCTGGGTGGACACGGTCTGTTTATTTCGTCTGCCAACTCCCAGATGGGGCGCGGTGAGCCGATCAAGGACTCGGCCCGGGTGATGGCGCGCTACTGTGACGGCGTGATGATCCGTACCTTTGGCCAGGAGATCGTGGATGAGTTCGCCCGCTACTCTGATGTGCCGGTGATTAACGGTCTGACCGACCTGTTTCACCCCTGCCAGATCATGGCAGACCTGCAGACGGTGATCGAACAGAAGGGCGGTTACCAGGGGCTCAAGTTTGCCTGGGTGGGTGACGGTAACAACATGGCCAACACCTGGATTGAGGCCGCCGCCATTTTGGGGTTTGACCTGGCGCTGGCCTGTCCGCAAGGCTATGAGCCGGACCGTCATGTCTGGGAATGGGCTCAGAAGCAGGGTACCGCCACGATTACCATTACTGAAGACCCTGAAGAAGCGGTGCGTGATGCCGATGTAATCAACACCGACGTCTGGGCCAGCATGGGGCAGGAGTCTGAGCAGAAACAGCGGGAATTCGCGTTTCAGGGCTACTGCGTGAATGACGAGCTGCTGGCGGTGGCCAGACCAGACAGCATCGTGCTGCACTGCCTGCCTGCCCACCGTGGCGAAGAGATCAGTGAGAGCGTGATTGAAGGAAAACATTCTGTGGTATGGGACGAAGCGGAAAACCGTCTGCATATACAAAAGGCCATTATGGCCACTCTGATGCAATAA
- the alaS gene encoding alanine--tRNA ligase, with translation MTGNEIRARFLKYFEDRGHVVVSSSGLIPQNDPTLMFTNAGMNQFKDCFLGMEDRGYYRAASSQKCVRAGGKHNDLENVGRTARHHTFFEMLGNFSFGDYFKKEAIAFAWEFLTKDLGLDTSRLYVTVYTDDDEAADIWHQQEGVPRERIYRFGEKDNFWSMGDTGPCGPCTEIFWDNGPEVGCGSPDCAVGCDCDRYMEIWNNVFMQFNRTADGVLHPLPKPAVDTGMGLERITTVMQGVRSNYDTDLLQGIIRHIERHSGKKYGDNEKDSVSMRVIADHCRAVTFLICDGALPSNEGRGYVLRRIMRRAARHAKMLGVAEPLLCRMVDAVREMMGDAYPELAERETYIRKVVLAEEERFNETLDRGLAILNEEVASLRSSGSSVIPGETLFKLYDTFGFPVDLTEDIVRAEGFTVDEPGFEACMEHQRELGREHWKGSGAAGIADVYKELHNHGLRTNFVGYGSLTAFSPVTAMLRDGSKIQSAAAGDQIDLICETTPFYGESGGQAGDTGCISSGSAHLEVLATSRPFTDLVVHHALVKEGAIKTGDAVSLTVAVDKRRATARNHSATHLLQAALRQVLGEHIKQAGSLVEPNRLRFDFTHFTGVTPEELQQVEDLVNGWIMDNAELNIREMGMQEAVESGATALFDEKYGSTVRVVRIGEVSAELCGGTHVRAAGDIGLFKILSEGGIAAGVRRIEGATGFNSLGFVRRLEGDRQAVADLLKADSSKLLDRVEKLVERQRELQREVETLQGRLNAAQSGDLLSRAQEVAGVRLLAVQVQVADIKSLRDMADQLRDKLGSGVVALGAELDGKANLLVTVTKDLTSRFKAGELVGKLAPIVGGRGGGKPELAQAGGSQPEKLPEALAAVAALMG, from the coding sequence ATGACCGGTAATGAAATTCGCGCACGTTTTTTGAAGTATTTTGAGGATCGGGGACACGTTGTGGTGTCAAGTTCCGGGCTGATTCCCCAGAACGATCCGACCCTGATGTTTACCAACGCCGGTATGAATCAGTTTAAAGACTGTTTTCTGGGGATGGAGGACCGGGGCTATTACCGGGCTGCTTCCTCCCAGAAATGTGTCCGGGCCGGTGGCAAGCATAACGACCTGGAAAACGTTGGGCGCACTGCCCGCCACCATACCTTTTTCGAGATGCTGGGCAACTTTTCCTTTGGTGATTACTTCAAGAAGGAGGCGATCGCCTTTGCGTGGGAGTTCCTGACCAAGGATCTGGGGCTGGATACCAGCCGCCTGTATGTGACGGTCTATACCGATGACGATGAGGCGGCCGATATCTGGCATCAACAGGAGGGAGTGCCTCGCGAGCGGATCTACCGCTTTGGTGAAAAGGATAATTTCTGGTCCATGGGTGACACCGGTCCCTGCGGCCCCTGTACCGAGATCTTCTGGGACAACGGTCCTGAGGTTGGCTGTGGCTCGCCTGATTGTGCCGTAGGCTGCGACTGTGACCGCTATATGGAGATCTGGAACAACGTCTTCATGCAGTTCAATCGCACGGCTGACGGCGTGCTGCATCCGTTGCCCAAGCCGGCCGTGGATACCGGGATGGGACTGGAACGGATCACCACGGTCATGCAGGGTGTTCGCTCCAACTACGATACCGACCTGCTGCAGGGGATTATCCGTCATATCGAACGTCACAGCGGCAAGAAATATGGCGATAATGAAAAGGATAGCGTCTCGATGCGGGTGATCGCTGATCATTGCCGGGCAGTGACCTTCCTGATCTGTGACGGTGCCCTGCCCAGCAATGAAGGACGCGGCTATGTGTTGCGCCGGATCATGCGCCGGGCTGCCCGACATGCCAAGATGCTGGGAGTGGCCGAGCCGCTGCTCTGCCGGATGGTGGATGCGGTGCGGGAGATGATGGGGGATGCCTACCCGGAACTGGCCGAGCGTGAGACCTATATCCGCAAGGTGGTGCTGGCCGAAGAGGAACGCTTCAACGAAACCCTTGACCGTGGTTTGGCAATTTTGAATGAAGAGGTTGCCAGCCTGCGTTCTAGCGGTAGTTCCGTTATCCCCGGCGAGACCCTTTTCAAACTCTATGATACCTTTGGCTTCCCCGTGGATCTGACCGAGGACATTGTCCGGGCTGAAGGGTTCACGGTGGACGAACCTGGCTTTGAGGCCTGCATGGAGCATCAGCGGGAGCTGGGGCGCGAACATTGGAAAGGCTCCGGGGCTGCCGGTATTGCCGATGTCTACAAGGAACTGCACAACCATGGTCTGCGGACCAACTTTGTCGGCTACGGCAGCCTGACGGCCTTTTCGCCGGTCACGGCAATGCTGCGTGATGGCAGCAAGATCCAGTCGGCAGCAGCCGGAGACCAGATTGATCTGATCTGTGAAACCACCCCTTTCTATGGCGAGTCAGGTGGCCAGGCCGGCGATACCGGTTGTATCTCCAGTGGCAGCGCCCATCTTGAGGTGCTGGCAACCTCCCGGCCTTTCACTGACCTGGTGGTGCATCATGCCTTGGTCAAAGAAGGGGCCATAAAGACCGGAGATGCCGTCAGCCTGACCGTCGCCGTTGATAAGCGCCGGGCAACGGCCCGCAACCACTCTGCCACCCACCTGTTGCAGGCGGCCTTGCGGCAGGTGCTTGGCGAACATATCAAACAGGCCGGCTCGCTGGTTGAACCAAACCGCCTGAGGTTCGATTTTACTCACTTTACCGGTGTGACTCCTGAGGAGCTGCAACAGGTTGAAGATCTGGTCAACGGCTGGATTATGGATAATGCCGAGCTGAACATCCGTGAAATGGGGATGCAGGAGGCGGTGGAAAGCGGTGCTACAGCGCTGTTTGATGAAAAATACGGCAGTACCGTGCGGGTTGTGCGGATCGGTGAAGTGAGTGCCGAACTGTGCGGTGGTACCCATGTGCGGGCAGCCGGAGATATCGGCCTGTTCAAGATCCTGTCCGAGGGTGGGATTGCTGCCGGGGTACGCCGGATTGAAGGCGCAACCGGCTTTAACTCCCTCGGTTTTGTGCGTCGGCTGGAAGGGGATCGTCAGGCCGTGGCAGATCTGCTCAAGGCCGACAGCAGCAAACTGCTTGACCGGGTGGAAAAACTGGTGGAGCGCCAGCGTGAACTGCAGCGTGAAGTGGAGACGTTACAGGGCAGGCTGAATGCCGCCCAGTCCGGTGATCTGCTGTCCCGGGCTCAGGAGGTGGCAGGGGTCAGGCTGCTGGCCGTGCAGGTACAGGTTGCGGATATCAAATCACTGCGGGATATGGCTGATCAGTTGCGTGACAAGCTTGGATCTGGTGTCGTTGCGTTGGGGGCAGAGCTGGATGGCAAGGCGAACCTGCTGGTCACGGTAACCAAGGATCTGACCAGCCGTTTCAAGGCTGGTGAGCTGGTGGGTAAATTGGCGCCGATTGTTGGCGGACGTGGCGGTGGTAAGCCTGAACTGGCTCAGGCCGGCGGCAGTCAGCCTGAAAAGCTGCCGGAAGCACTTGCTGCTGTGGCAGCACTGATGGGGTAA
- a CDS encoding fibronectin type III domain-containing protein, translating into MGITDTCKKMCLTAVAWLTAVIMLCIQLGAAEAAEQQLKAKLGCVPFVARTIEAMSFTEYLTTVLLNELERSGSFEVAERKRLEAAMDLEGVRSDSLSGAELQRLGGRLGVEYLVSGSVTTQPQGMLMELSVLNLRGQRVILTEKLRLSEADATRSLQELALRIRQAAQRSAEAVTAPELSKPLAPAAALEAVGSTSAIRLRWRHPSPERVVGYLVLRANEPQGPFTTVGTVTEPGYSDEPLRLNETYFYRVTAVGQGGTASEPTAVVRGATSVAPAVPIFMNVEPILGGAILSWRQRPCPGSDERTLPKGVRIYRRSTAEKEFLPIARVADDQPVFRDQGLQDGTTYLYTMTAYNLAGAESEQSVQLSLTTPPATSGLTAGSGKVRRVALSWPVHPFAGVNGYVLQRATAKEGPYQVIATMNDRLQTSYLDTGLADKTTYWYRIVAFSKELGTGGASGEVAATTRDLPPVPLKLTAMQGEPRRVTLSWESAAVADDEVSGFYLYRGEPGQEKLTRIAELTADKRSYRDAEEPLKDATTYSYVIAAFNAGGAVSPLSARANATTKALPAAPSGLNAASGEPRRISVRWQKNPEPDIAEYILFRQQAEGEFKQLQRTSATVSVDTELKDGTSYLYRVQALDRDGLMSPMSVSVKGTTKALPKPVEGLQLKDRATRLVSWQRSGQADVKRYHLYKKSFMGGQKLTTVEATEWRCTESGKLELYVTAEDGDGLESEPSAVLVVE; encoded by the coding sequence ATGGGAATCACTGACACGTGTAAAAAAATGTGCCTGACGGCAGTGGCCTGGCTGACTGCTGTCATCATGCTCTGTATCCAGTTGGGAGCGGCTGAGGCGGCTGAACAGCAACTGAAAGCCAAGCTGGGCTGCGTGCCGTTTGTGGCCCGGACTATCGAAGCCATGAGTTTTACCGAATATCTGACCACGGTGCTGCTGAATGAGCTGGAGCGCAGCGGCTCATTTGAGGTTGCTGAACGCAAACGTCTTGAGGCTGCCATGGATCTGGAGGGGGTCAGGTCTGATTCCCTTTCCGGTGCAGAACTGCAACGGCTTGGGGGACGCCTGGGGGTGGAGTATCTGGTCAGCGGCAGTGTGACAACCCAGCCCCAGGGTATGCTGATGGAACTGAGTGTACTCAATCTGCGGGGGCAACGGGTAATTCTGACTGAAAAGCTGCGGCTGAGCGAGGCTGATGCCACCCGCTCACTGCAGGAGCTGGCCCTGCGGATTCGCCAGGCTGCTCAGAGATCTGCTGAAGCTGTAACAGCACCGGAACTGTCCAAACCGCTTGCCCCTGCTGCGGCCCTTGAGGCTGTTGGTTCTACCAGTGCGATCCGTCTGCGCTGGAGACATCCCTCGCCGGAACGCGTGGTCGGTTATCTGGTTCTGCGGGCCAATGAGCCCCAGGGACCGTTTACCACCGTCGGCACTGTAACCGAGCCGGGCTACAGTGATGAACCGTTGCGGTTGAATGAGACCTACTTCTATCGGGTGACAGCTGTTGGCCAAGGTGGTACGGCCAGTGAGCCGACAGCCGTTGTGCGCGGGGCTACGTCGGTTGCGCCTGCGGTTCCGATCTTTATGAATGTTGAGCCGATACTTGGCGGGGCCATATTGAGCTGGCGTCAACGCCCCTGCCCGGGAAGCGATGAAAGGACCCTGCCGAAAGGGGTCCGGATCTATCGGCGTTCAACAGCCGAAAAGGAATTTCTTCCAATCGCCAGAGTCGCGGACGACCAACCCGTTTTCCGTGACCAGGGATTGCAGGATGGCACCACCTATCTGTACACCATGACCGCCTACAATCTGGCTGGTGCTGAAAGTGAACAATCGGTACAGCTTTCCCTGACAACGCCGCCGGCAACCAGTGGTTTGACGGCCGGCAGTGGTAAGGTCCGCCGTGTAGCGCTGAGTTGGCCAGTCCACCCGTTTGCCGGTGTGAACGGTTATGTTCTGCAGAGGGCAACGGCCAAAGAAGGCCCCTACCAGGTGATCGCCACCATGAACGACCGTCTGCAGACCAGTTATCTGGATACAGGTCTGGCGGACAAAACCACCTACTGGTACCGGATCGTGGCATTCAGTAAAGAATTGGGAACTGGTGGAGCCTCAGGCGAGGTCGCCGCAACAACCCGTGATCTGCCGCCGGTACCGCTCAAGCTGACCGCAATGCAGGGGGAGCCAAGGAGGGTTACGCTCAGCTGGGAATCCGCTGCCGTGGCTGATGATGAAGTGAGTGGCTTTTATCTGTACCGTGGCGAACCGGGCCAGGAAAAGCTGACCAGGATCGCCGAGTTAACCGCCGACAAACGCTCGTACCGCGATGCCGAAGAGCCGCTGAAGGACGCCACAACCTATTCCTATGTGATTGCAGCCTTTAACGCAGGCGGTGCGGTCAGCCCTCTGAGTGCCCGTGCCAATGCCACCACCAAGGCGTTACCGGCAGCACCCTCAGGTCTGAACGCAGCATCCGGTGAGCCACGCAGGATTTCGGTACGCTGGCAAAAGAATCCTGAACCTGATATCGCCGAATATATCCTGTTCAGACAACAGGCAGAAGGCGAGTTTAAACAGCTTCAGCGGACCAGTGCTACAGTGTCGGTGGATACCGAGCTGAAGGATGGCACAAGTTATCTGTATCGGGTGCAGGCGCTGGACCGCGATGGGCTGATGAGTCCGATGTCTGTCTCGGTCAAGGGCACCACCAAGGCACTGCCAAAGCCGGTTGAGGGACTGCAGTTGAAAGACAGGGCAACCCGTCTTGTCAGTTGGCAACGGTCCGGCCAGGCAGATGTGAAGCGCTATCATCTCTACAAGAAGAGTTTTATGGGAGGGCAGAAGCTGACAACGGTTGAAGCAACCGAGTGGCGGTGTACTGAGTCCGGCAAGCTGGAGCTGTATGTGACGGCGGAGGACGGTGATGGCTTGGAAAGCGAACCATCGGCAGTGCTGGTGGTTGAGTAG
- a CDS encoding argininosuccinate synthase produces MAKKQEVKKIVLAYSGGLDTSIILKWLKNEYGAEIVAFSADLGQGDELAPVREKALKTGASTVYIDDLREEFVRDFVYPMFRANAIYEGHYLLGTSIARPLIAKRQMEIAKLEGCDAVSHGATGKGNDQVRFELAYYHFDPSISVIAPWREWKLNSRKALIAYAKKNDIPIPITKKRPWSSDRNLLHISFEGGILEDTWAEAPEEMYVLTCKPEKAPNKPQYVEIEFEQGNAVAVDGVRMTPAQLLAHLNTIGGLHGVGRVDLLENRSVGMKSRGVYETPGGTILREAHSAVEQITMDREVMRIRDSLIPEYARQVYAGYWFSPEREMLQTLIDESQKTVNGVARVKLYKGHCRTVGRKSETNSLFNLDFATFEKDKVYNQADAEGFIKINSLRLRIRSLMQGKK; encoded by the coding sequence ATGGCAAAGAAACAAGAAGTGAAAAAGATCGTCCTGGCCTACTCCGGCGGGCTGGATACCTCCATCATCCTTAAGTGGCTTAAAAATGAGTATGGCGCGGAGATAGTGGCATTTTCCGCTGATCTGGGGCAGGGGGATGAACTGGCTCCGGTGCGCGAAAAGGCGCTTAAGACCGGTGCAAGCACCGTCTATATCGATGACCTGCGCGAAGAGTTTGTCCGTGACTTTGTCTATCCGATGTTCCGGGCCAATGCCATTTACGAAGGGCACTACCTGCTGGGTACGTCCATTGCCCGCCCGTTGATCGCCAAGCGCCAGATGGAGATCGCCAAGCTGGAAGGGTGTGATGCCGTCTCCCACGGGGCCACCGGCAAGGGTAACGACCAGGTCCGTTTTGAGCTGGCCTACTACCATTTTGACCCCTCCATCTCCGTGATTGCGCCCTGGCGGGAGTGGAAGCTGAACAGCCGCAAGGCGCTGATCGCCTATGCCAAGAAGAACGATATTCCGATTCCGATCACCAAGAAACGTCCCTGGTCCTCAGACCGTAACCTGCTGCATATCTCCTTTGAAGGCGGCATCCTGGAAGATACCTGGGCTGAGGCGCCGGAAGAGATGTATGTGCTGACCTGTAAGCCGGAAAAGGCCCCCAACAAGCCGCAGTATGTTGAGATCGAGTTTGAACAGGGCAATGCCGTGGCTGTTGACGGTGTGCGGATGACACCGGCCCAGCTGCTGGCGCACCTGAACACCATTGGCGGCCTGCATGGTGTCGGCCGGGTTGACCTGCTGGAAAACCGCTCGGTTGGCATGAAGTCACGCGGTGTCTATGAGACCCCCGGCGGCACCATCCTGCGCGAGGCCCATTCCGCGGTTGAGCAGATCACCATGGACCGCGAGGTAATGCGGATCCGTGATTCGCTGATCCCTGAATATGCCCGTCAGGTCTATGCCGGCTACTGGTTCTCGCCGGAGCGTGAAATGCTGCAGACGCTGATTGACGAGTCTCAAAAGACGGTCAACGGCGTGGCACGGGTCAAACTGTACAAGGGACATTGCCGTACGGTTGGGCGCAAGTCCGAGACCAATTCGCTGTTCAATCTGGACTTTGCAACCTTTGAAAAGGACAAGGTCTACAATCAGGCCGATGCCGAAGGCTTTATCAAGATCAATTCCCTGCGGTTGCGGATCCGCTCCCTGATGCAGGGCAAGAAGTAA
- the argB gene encoding acetylglutamate kinase yields the protein MKHLIDKANTLMEALPYIQRFSGRTFVIKYGGHAMSDERLKESFALDVIMLKSLGINAVIVHGGGPQINETLKRYGIVSEFVRGMRVTDGETMSVVEMVLVGQVNKEVVGYLNQHGGKAVGLCGKDGSLLLSKKLLQEVTGENGTIEQIDIGYVGDVVKVNTDLIKSLEQGGYLPVIAPVGVGLAGESYNINADVVAGRVAAALNAEKLILLTDTPGVLDKNKQLIQKISVAQMHRLIEDESITGGMIPKVVCCAEALNDGVKKAHIIDGRMEHSVLLEIFTDVGIGTEITK from the coding sequence GTGAAACATCTTATTGATAAAGCCAATACCCTGATGGAGGCACTGCCCTATATCCAGCGTTTTTCAGGCAGAACCTTTGTGATCAAGTATGGCGGTCACGCCATGTCGGACGAACGGTTGAAGGAATCCTTTGCCCTGGATGTGATCATGCTCAAGTCGCTGGGTATCAATGCCGTGATAGTGCATGGCGGCGGTCCCCAGATCAATGAAACCCTGAAACGCTACGGGATTGTCTCCGAGTTTGTACGCGGCATGCGGGTGACTGACGGCGAGACCATGTCGGTGGTTGAGATGGTGCTGGTGGGGCAGGTCAACAAAGAGGTGGTGGGCTACCTGAACCAGCATGGCGGTAAGGCGGTTGGTCTCTGTGGCAAGGACGGCAGTCTGCTGTTGTCCAAAAAGCTGCTGCAGGAAGTGACCGGCGAGAACGGCACAATTGAACAGATCGACATCGGTTATGTGGGGGATGTGGTCAAGGTCAACACGGACCTGATCAAGAGCCTGGAGCAGGGCGGCTACCTGCCGGTGATTGCCCCGGTTGGTGTCGGGCTGGCCGGCGAAAGTTACAACATCAATGCCGACGTGGTGGCTGGCCGGGTCGCCGCAGCCTTAAACGCAGAGAAGCTGATCCTGCTGACGGACACCCCTGGCGTGCTGGACAAGAATAAACAGTTGATTCAGAAGATCAGCGTTGCCCAGATGCATCGACTGATTGAAGATGAATCAATCACCGGCGGCATGATACCGAAGGTTGTCTGTTGTGCCGAGGCGCTGAATGATGGCGTGAAGAAGGCCCATATTATTGACGGAAGGATGGAACATTCGGTTCTGCTTGAGATCTTTACGGATGTTGGTATCGGGACGGAGATAACCAAATAA